A single Polyodon spathula isolate WHYD16114869_AA chromosome 6, ASM1765450v1, whole genome shotgun sequence DNA region contains:
- the lbr gene encoding delta(14)-sterol reductase LBR: MPSRKFENGELVMGRWPGSSLYYEVKVMDYDTSTQLYTVKYKDGTELELREADLQKMNLFKNRRESSRSNSSSRRRSRSRSPGRTSRRSSSRTTRRSSSRGREAKKEVKVQEVLEVTMSPLPKSVINNINNPHMKKEVNDTAHKNIEHKIESELDSSRLDVRYNLRPRKEETAGKVMESEEPERKMENIVEKTHKYKVPKTTELEFGGKIGAFFMLLLLPATVFTLLLICGRKDASVLNFPPALPALNTLWDNQVFGIVVLWFLVQALIYVLPIGKVVDGLPLKNGNRLRYRINGFYAVCVSAVLVGAAVNHGIDLSYIHGHFMQFAVSAMAFSLVLGIYLYIRSRWASEDELAPGGNSGNLIYDFFIGHELNPRIKNFDLKYFCELRPGLIGWVVINFAMMLAEMKLQKLEYPSLAMILVNSFQLLYVLDALWNEEAILTTMDIVHDGFGFMLAFGDLVWVPFTYSLQAFYLVNHPNEVSWPFAAAIITLNFIGYIVFRKANSQKNAFRRNPYDPKVARK; this comes from the exons ATGCCAAGCAGGAAGTTTGAGAATGGAGAATTGGTGATGGGGCGCTGGCCTGGCAGCAGTCTCTATTACGAGGTGAAGGTGATGGATTATGACACATCCACTCAGCTCTACACAGTAAAGTACAAGGACGGCACTGAACTGGAACTGAGGGAGGCTGATCTGCAG aaaatgaatttgtttaaaaatagaagGGAGAGCTCTCGTTCGAACTCCTCGTCTCGAAGACGCAGTCGCTCACGCTCCCCAGGCAGGACATCGCGCCGCTCTTCCAGCCGGACCACACGGCGCTCCTCCTCCCGTGGCAGAGAGGCCAAAAAAGAGGTCAAGGTGCAAGAGGTCCTGGAAGTCACCATGTCTCCACtg CCGAAGTCTGTcataaataatatcaataatcCGCACATGAAGAAAGAGGTGAATGATACAGCCCACAAAAACATTGAG cATAAAATTGAGTCAGAATTGGACAGCAGCCGCTTAGACGTGCGCTACAACCTACGTCCACGAAAAGAGGAGACTGCTGGTAAAGTGATGGAGAGTGAAGAGCCTGAGAGAAAAATGGAAAACATTGTTGAGAAGACTCATAAATACAAAGTGCCTAAAACAACCGAACTTGAATTCGGGGGGAAAATAG GTGCCTTCTTTATGCTGCTTCTTCTCCCAGCCACTGTGTTTACTCTCCTGTTGATCTGTGGTAGAAAGGATGCCAGTGTGTTAAATTTCCCTCCTGCTTTGCCTGCACTCAACACGTTGTGGGACAACCAAGTTTTTGGAATTGTTGTTCTGTGGTTTCTCGTTCAAGCATTGATCTATGTACTGCCGATTGGGAAG gtTGTGGATGGATTGCCTCTTAAAAATGGGAACAGGCTGAGATACAGGATTAATG GATTTTATGCAGTTTGTGTAAGTGCAGTTCTGGTGGGGGCAGCTGTAAACCATGGAATAGACTTGAGCTACATCCATGGGCACTTCATGCAGTTTGCTGTTTCAGCAATGGCCTTTTCTCTGGTACTTGGTATATATCTTTACATACGATCCCGTTGGGCTTCTGAGGATGAACTAGCACCAGGTGGAAACTCGG GTAACTTAATTTACGATTTCTTCATCGGACATGAGCTGAACCCTCGTATTAAAAACTTTGATCTGAAGTACTTCTGTGAGCTCCGTCCAGGTTTAATTGGTTGG GTTGTAATTAACTTTGCAATGATGCTGGCTGAAATGAAGCTGCAAAAACTTGAATATCCATCGTTGGCTATGATTTTGGTTAACAGTTTCCAGCTTCTCTATGTTTTGGATGCTCTTTGGAATGAG GAAGCTATCTTGACCACTATGGACATTGTTCATGATGGATTTGGATTTATGCTGGCTTTTGGAGATTTAGTCTGGGTTCCCTTCACCTACAGTTTGCAGGCTTTCTACCTGGTTAATCATCCTAATGAAGTTTCCTGGCCTTTCGCTGCAGCTATTATCACTCTTAACT tCATTGGCTACATTGTGTTCCGTAAAGCCAACTCtcaaaaaaatgcttttagaagAAATCCCTATGACCCTAAAGTTGCACGTAAGTAA